The following are from one region of the Methanorbis furvi genome:
- a CDS encoding DUF2115 family protein: MNVLSFSDSESRYFIEKTVRDLIAAKETAQAMEKIGAALGSYTIFDLQYIGGGIQREVGKLPNPYRRCYQPYSSDLLNQYHAFMTKYRMNCFTAHPFKDPELWRTYWDITPVQCFVKSRSPNDPFPQLEHPMTKLFYRLVYGYVMLIEGGYGHPIGMPFPGGAVIRRDGDKVLCPIREKERDFPTALCNFCPAEQDPEYR; the protein is encoded by the coding sequence ATGAATGTGCTGTCCTTCTCGGACAGCGAGTCCAGATATTTTATTGAAAAAACTGTCCGTGATCTTATCGCGGCAAAGGAAACAGCGCAGGCAATGGAAAAAATCGGTGCTGCTCTTGGCAGCTACACCATTTTTGATCTCCAGTACATCGGCGGCGGCATTCAGCGCGAGGTGGGAAAACTCCCAAATCCGTACCGGAGGTGCTATCAGCCCTACAGTTCTGATCTGCTGAATCAGTACCATGCGTTCATGACAAAGTACCGGATGAACTGTTTTACGGCTCACCCGTTTAAAGATCCTGAGTTGTGGCGTACATACTGGGATATAACGCCGGTTCAGTGCTTTGTGAAAAGCAGATCACCAAACGATCCGTTTCCGCAGCTTGAGCATCCGATGACCAAGCTGTTTTACCGGCTGGTCTACGGGTATGTGATGCTGATCGAGGGCGGGTACGGCCATCCAATCGGGATGCCGTTTCCGGGAGGGGCGGTGATCAGACGTGACGGCGACAAAGTTCTCTGTCCGATTCGTGAGAAGGAGAGGGATTTTCCAACAGCGTTGTGTAATTTCTGTCCGGCCGAGCAGGATCCCGAGTACCGTTGA